A genomic stretch from Ictalurus punctatus breed USDA103 chromosome 2, Coco_2.0, whole genome shotgun sequence includes:
- the LOC108258850 gene encoding lipid droplet assembly factor 1-A isoform X1, whose protein sequence is MMPTSTSDGTPVHHRIEELLNSKVGKYLSDHPFITLVLLVFGLTASVPVGLFLAYAAVTFITVTAYCILIEIFLLSFGGVILLCVFCCLAVVAFWISCVLSIMYIIGSHVFNYSCIPRVPERTVSAGDMEKEKDLND, encoded by the exons ATGATGCCCACCTCGACCtcggatgggacaccagtccatcacagg ATCGAAGAGCTCTTGAATAGCAAGGTGGGAAAGTATCTGAGTGACCACCCCTTCATCACACTGGTGCTGCTTGTATTTGGTCTAACAGCCTCAGTACCTGTTGGGCTTTTCCTGGCATATGCTGCTGTTACGTTCATCACTGTTACTGCATATTGCATATTAATTGAAA TTTTCCTGCTGTCTTTCGGAGGAGTCATCTTGCTCTGTGTTTTCTGCTGTCTTGCCGTGGTGGCCTTCTGGATCTCCTGTGTGCTAAGCATCATGTACATTATTGGCTCACATGTCTTCAATTACTCTTGCATTCCCAG AGTACCTGAAAGGACAGTCTCTGCAGGAGacatggagaaagaaaaagacctAAATGACTGA
- the LOC108258850 gene encoding lipid droplet assembly factor 1-A isoform X2, protein MEDFKWEPKIEELLNSKVGKYLSDHPFITLVLLVFGLTASVPVGLFLAYAAVTFITVTAYCILIEIFLLSFGGVILLCVFCCLAVVAFWISCVLSIMYIIGSHVFNYSCIPRVPERTVSAGDMEKEKDLND, encoded by the exons ATGGAGGACTTCAAGTGGGAACCCAAG ATCGAAGAGCTCTTGAATAGCAAGGTGGGAAAGTATCTGAGTGACCACCCCTTCATCACACTGGTGCTGCTTGTATTTGGTCTAACAGCCTCAGTACCTGTTGGGCTTTTCCTGGCATATGCTGCTGTTACGTTCATCACTGTTACTGCATATTGCATATTAATTGAAA TTTTCCTGCTGTCTTTCGGAGGAGTCATCTTGCTCTGTGTTTTCTGCTGTCTTGCCGTGGTGGCCTTCTGGATCTCCTGTGTGCTAAGCATCATGTACATTATTGGCTCACATGTCTTCAATTACTCTTGCATTCCCAG AGTACCTGAAAGGACAGTCTCTGCAGGAGacatggagaaagaaaaagacctAAATGACTGA
- the kdelr2a gene encoding ER lumen protein-retaining receptor 2, with protein MNIFRLAGDLSHLAAIIILLLKIWKTRSCAGISGKSQILFALVFTTRYLDLLTSFISLYNTFMKIVYIGCAYATVYLIYMKFKATYDGNHDTFRVEFLVVPVGGLAFLVNHDFSPLEILWTFSIYLESVAILPQLFLISKTGEAETITTHYLFCLGVYRALYLFNWIWRFYFEGFFDMIAIVAGVVQTILYCDFFYLYVTKVLKGKKLSLPA; from the exons ATGAATATCTTTAGGCTGGCCGGAGATCTGTCTCACTTAGCGGCAATCATCATTCTGCTGCTGAAAATCTGGAAAACCCGTTCCTGCGCAG GAATCTCTGGGAAAAGCCAGATACTCTTTGCTTTGGTGTTCACAACACGTTACCTGGACCTGCTCACCTCCTTTATTTCTCTCTACAACACGTTCATGAAG ATTGTCTACATCGGATGTGCCTATGCTACCGTGTACCTCATCTACATGAAATTCAAGGCTACTTATGATGGAAACCATGACACCTTTAGAGTGGAGTTTCTAGTAGTTCCTGTGGGAGGCCTGGCCTTTTTGGTCAATCATGACTTCTCTCCTTTGGAG ATCCTGTGGACCTTCTCCATCTATCTTGAGTCAGTGGCCATCCTGCCTCAGCTCTTCCTGATCAGTAAGACCGGAGAGGCTGAGACCATCACCACCCACTATCTGTTCTGCCTGGGTGTCTACCGTGCCCTCTATCTCTTCAACTGGATCTGGAGGTTCTACTTTGAGGGCTTCTTTGACATGATTGCTATTGTGGCTGGGGTGGTCCAGACCATCTTGTATTGTGACTTCTTCTACCTTTATGTCACAAAAG TGCTGAAAGGAAAGAAGCTTAGCTTGCCAGCGTAA